A genomic stretch from Lathyrus oleraceus cultivar Zhongwan6 chromosome 2, CAAS_Psat_ZW6_1.0, whole genome shotgun sequence includes:
- the LOC127119325 gene encoding protein NUCLEAR FUSION DEFECTIVE 6, mitochondrial isoform X1, producing the protein MASNCCRKSLQIASSSAKTLISRRSPLPSSSSNANKFNASASSFHASPHKRSFSSSWLPVQLAGAQVSLTPLHSATASALFTSLLSLHNNNWGCLSEGFATTL; encoded by the exons ATGGCGTCCAACTGTTGTAGGAAGTCTCTCCAAATAGCTTCATCTTCtgccaaaaccctaatttctcgTCGATCTCCTTTACCTTCATCTTCTTCAAACGCCAATAAATTCAACGCCTCTGCTTCTTCTTTCCATGCTTCCCCACACAAACGCTCATTCTCCAGCTCCTG GCTCCCGGTGCAATTGGCTGGTGCGCAAGTCTCACTGACGCCATTGCATAGTGCTACTGCTTCTGCATTGTTCACCTCACTCTTGTCTTTGCATAATAACAACTGGGGTTGTCTTTCAGAAG GTTTTGCAACAACTCTATAA
- the LOC127119325 gene encoding protein NUCLEAR FUSION DEFECTIVE 6, mitochondrial isoform X2, whose product MASNCCRKSLQIASSSAKTLISRRSPLPSSSSNANKFNASASSFHASPHKRSFSSSWLPVQLAGAQVSLTPLHSATASALFTSLLSLHNNNWGCLSEADVT is encoded by the exons ATGGCGTCCAACTGTTGTAGGAAGTCTCTCCAAATAGCTTCATCTTCtgccaaaaccctaatttctcgTCGATCTCCTTTACCTTCATCTTCTTCAAACGCCAATAAATTCAACGCCTCTGCTTCTTCTTTCCATGCTTCCCCACACAAACGCTCATTCTCCAGCTCCTG GCTCCCGGTGCAATTGGCTGGTGCGCAAGTCTCACTGACGCCATTGCATAGTGCTACTGCTTCTGCATTGTTCACCTCACTCTTGTCTTTGCATAATAACAACTGGGGTTGTCTTTCAGAAG CGGATGTGACCTAA